From one Aspergillus fumigatus Af293 chromosome 8, whole genome shotgun sequence genomic stretch:
- the eglD gene encoding putative endoglucanase codes for MKSTFGLLALAAAAKLVSAHATVHAVWINDVDQGAGNSADGYIRSPPNNSPITDVTSTDMTCNVNGKNPVAKTLSVKAGDKVTFEWHHDTRSDSDDIIASSHMGPVMVYMAPTEKGTAGNGWVKIAEEGYSNGKWAVANLIANRGKHSITVPDVPAGEYLLRPEIIALHEGNRQGGAQFYMECVQVKVTSAGTKTLPAGVSIPGAYKATDPGVLFDMYNSFTSYPIPGPAVWDGSSSGSSGSSGSSPATTTAPAVSVTAAPTKEAPVDTSATPTTFVTATKPATTAAPAAPSASSGSNSGSDSCNSGSASGSVKIYGQCGGQNYSGPTSCEAGLICKEWNPYYHQCVSA; via the coding sequence ATGAAGTCGACCTTCGGATTGCTCGCtctggcagcagcagctaaGCTCGTCAGCGCCCACGCGACTGTCCACGCCGTCTGGATCAACGACGTGGACCAGGGTGCGGGAAACTCCGCTGACGGATACATTCGTTCTCCCCCCAACAACAGCCCCATCACCGATGTCACCTCGACCGACATGACTTGCAACGTCAACGGCAAGAACCCCGTTGCTAAGACCCTCTCCGTCAAGGCCGGCGACAAGGTTACCTTCGAGTGGCACCACGACACTCGCTCTGACTCCGACGACATCATCGCTTCCTCCCACATGGGTCCCGTGATGGTCTACATGGCTCCCACCGAGAAGGGAACAGCTGGCAACGGCTGGGTCAAGATCGCTGAGGAGGGCTACTCGAACGGCAAATGGGCGGTTGCAAACCTGATCGCCAACAGGGGCAAGCACTCGATCACCGTTCCCGATGTCCCTGCCGGCGAGTACCTGCTCCGTCCTGAGATCATCGCCCTGCACGAGGGTAACCGCCAGGGTGGCGCCCAATTCTACATGGAGTGTGTCCAGGTCAAGGTCACCTCTGCCGGCACCAAGACCCTCCCTGCCGGTGTTTCCATTCCCGGTGCCTACAAGGCCACCGACCCAGGTGTTCTCTTCGACATGTACAACTCCTTCACCAGCTACCCCATCCCTGGCCCTGCTGTCTGGGAtggctcttcctctggcTCTTCCGGCTCCTCCGGCTCTAGCCCTGCTACTACGACTGCCCCCGCTGTGTCCGTGACCGCGGCTCCCACCAAGGAGGCCCCTGTCGACACATCGGCCACTCCCACCACCTTCGTTACCGCCACCAAGCCCGCCACCACTGCTGCTCCCGCTGCTCCTTCCGCCAGCTCTGGCTCTAACTCCGGCTCTGACTCTTGCAACTCCGGAAGCGCCAGCGGCTCTGTCAAGATTTACGGGCAGTGCGGTGGCCAGAACTACTCTGGTCCTACAAGCTGCGAGGCCGGTCTCATCTGCAAGGAGTGGAACCCTTACTACCACCAGTGCGTCAGTGCTTAA
- a CDS encoding dihydrofolate reductase family protein — protein MPPRTFKTRVFIATSLDGYIARENHDITWLTSPPKNTHHLPPTSPRRVDTIEQHMSRVDCMIMGRRTYDFCISLPEWPYAKKRTFVLSRSMAPGAYKAKDIEVEVVGSLDEAKDVFERERLGCVYVDGGEVVTEFLRRGWVDEMVVTTAPVLLGNGIRLFGGLEEDVRFTLVGVDVIEEGMVSVHYTAVNAKDR, from the coding sequence ATGCCCCCCAGGACATTTAAAACACGCGTCTTCATAGCTACAAGTCTAGACGGCTACATTGCGCGCGAAAACCACGACATCACATGGCTCACATCACCACCCAAAAACACCCATCACCTTCCTCCTACATCACCCAGAAGAGTGGACACAATTGAGCAACACATGTCTCGCGTAGACTGTATGATAATGGGTCGCAGAACTTACGACTTTTGCATTTCTCTGCCTGAGTGGCCATACGCCAAGAAACGAACTTTCGTTCTTAGTAGGAGTATGGCACCGGGAGCTTATAAGGCTAAAGATATTGAAGTGGAGGTTGTAGGGTCGTTGGATGAGGCAAAAGATGTGTTTGAGAGGGAAAGGCTAGGTTGTGTGTATGTTGATGGGGGGGAGGTTGTCACTGAGTTTTTGAGAAGGGGTTGGGTTGATGAGATGGTTGTGACAACTGCGCCTGTGCTTTTAGGCAATGGTATTCGCTTATTTGGGggattggaggaggatgttaGGTTCACACTTGTGGGGGTGGACGTTATTGAGGAGGGGATGGTTTCGGTTCATTATACTGCTGTAAATGCTAAGGATAGATAG